The segment ccatacacaatttttaatcacaatCATGGCTTTCCATGATATTGTTTAGGCAAAGAAATAGGCCAATTGCACACAAACAGTTCTGTGAGAACGTGCGGGTTTAGTTATTCAGCAAATCTCGCTGTGTTCTCCACTGACAAAGCTTTGGGTCATCAGTGCGAAATGTTTATTATGGATGTAAGAAATGTTGATTCTACATTGTCGCAAGAGGATGCAATTTCTAGGATCTCGGTCAATGGTCCTAGAATCTCTGCTATATTATGGGGCGCAATGGATGAGACCATTATTACAGGCCACGAAGACGGTGAAATTAAGCTCTGGGATGTTAGGGTGAGTATCTTTGTATCAAGTCATagcaatgatattttttaagtatgaAGTAGCAAgcaatatttgtaatacttACAGACGGGAAAGAAGTTGTCCAGCGTCAAAGGTCACAAATCTCAAATAAACGATATGCAATTCAACAAGGAAGGTACAATGTTTGTGACTGCGTCCAAAGATCACACAGCAAAACTTTTCGACAGTGAATCCTTAGTGCTACTGAAGACGTACAAAACGGAAAGACCTGTAAATTCAGCTACAATATCACCAATTTTTGATCATGTAAGTTTTGTGTTTCAAATTGTCatacaaaaaagaatatatattaatagagcataaaaataatattgcaattagtGGAAAAgtagcaaatatatttatcaaataacatttttccaGGTGGTTCTTGGTGGAGGTCAAGATGCCATGGATGTTACTACAACGTCCGCACGACAAGGCAAATTTGATTCACGATTCTTCCATCTAGTATTCGAAGAAGAATTTGCACGTTTGAAAGGGCACTTTGGTCCCATTAATTCTCTCGCTTTTCATCCCAACGGTCGCAGTTACTCGACAGGTGGAGAAGACGGATATATAcgtattaacaattttgatcAATCTTATTTTGATTTCCACTTTgagtattaaatttacaattggAGACATGTGtacatgataaaatatatatcattctacgaaaaaatgtataattgtgtaattattcatttcttCAAACTGAAACTAATAGTCTTTATAATAaacgtaaatttaataatttgtatctagcaatattaaatatcgaattttattaaattagtgaTGTGAATATTATTCTTCTATATAATTGTgtggggaaaaaaaatatataaattaataattaaaaatgagatCAAAATcgcagaatattaaataaaaaatatttatcaatcaaATCATTATCACAATGACATGATCAAATcactttttcaaaatattttttctcttattttccgttaaatatttctcgtttattttatatatttctttttttttacaagcaaTAGCATATGTCGACTCTTGagccattttattttataaaagttgttcaaatattatgactaacatatatgtatatttcgaGCActtggtaaaaaataaaaaataatatttctaaatacatGTATGTTATAAACTTTTCGCATACCTTGTAAAATGAAGGGAACAAAGCAATGTGAAGcaatgaaatatattcttaGATCGTGCTGTTTTGCTTAGGCGAAATTTGTCGATCTCTCTGCTGAATTACGATGGGTTTCGGAGTGTAACGCATACCTGCAAGAATTTTAGTTCAATGTTGGTacactttatttttgtaatcatataatattgtacaaattattacaataaactatatatttctgtaattacgtctgtttcttaattttaccAACATGGCTTGCCGTAAGCGTTTGGCAAGATagcagaattaaataatacagcCATACAGTGCAAAAAAATGCACCATCTCATATTCTTCGCTGATTACGGTTTCCTCTAAAATGATATCCTACAATAacgtacaaaaattattgggacaaattgaaattacTAAATTAAACCCGTTACTTCTTTTAATGACTATCTACATATTCATGTAATCCTATAATCGATTCGGAGTGTACATacaagaagaaaatgaaatgaaTAGTCTCTTCTTGTACTACACTATTGCTatgctattataattttacatatttatatatataatatcgtgaatgttatatattatatatatacatacataaatgtTATAGATGTACGTCGCGCTGTGTGCTAACAGGATCAATGCTCCGTTTTATATCCACGTTTATcagaaaaaatgtatacacGAGTGTGTGCCATcctattttattgatatattttttttatattatattctatgttaatgtacatttttgttgtttttttttttaataagagcgcaagaaattaaattggaTGTCTTCTGCTTTTATTACAGTGTACGTAACTAAAATGTCAAACTTATAATAATAGGTACAATTTACAAATccgattaaaaaaacaaaaaagctTCCTTTTTGTGTgtgtaaagtataaattactttatacaCACAGCTTCatgaaatatcataaataagggGTATGACGATAATTTCACTaactgttaattaaaaaaacatatgatGGCGAAATGAAAGTATAATATGCATACGATCCAAAGAAACACACGGTAGCTAGTATACACTTGTCGTTAGTACCTGTGTACTGTAGATTCGCGAGACAGTCGAGGGCACTCTGgtcaattaatacaatttatcgcATTATATATCATTCGGAAATTGCTCTGTAAACATGATGTTTATCATTCTATTAAATCGGAGATTTAAAGTCAAACCCCGTCTTTTCGAAGTCGCGTTAGcgtttataataacaaaatagaataaattcgaatatatttatcttagaaaaagaatttatacattatagaGAATTCGCTATTAAGAGAGTAATTCGCATTGCGCGCGACATGTCACAACATGCATCGTCACATTGAATGTAAATATGCTCGGTATTTCGCGCGAGAGAGTCCGTGTTACACATAGGCGTTTATAGGTCGGGAGTACGCAGCTCTAGGAGTTAACCAAGGAGTCAGACTGAAGGCCACCctttaatgtttttacagTCTATTTTATGTAGGTCCGataacaacaataaaaattcttaaataaatatatcggtATAATCATTGATGGAATATTATTACTTGCAGTCAACTAGGTTTCTGCCGTCGAGAATCgtagtttttcttttcttttgtttcttatCTTCCccttctctccccccccctcccccccctcaTTTAGGTGTTGCAATTCGCTTCTTAAGCATAGTATACACATGTACACGGTACGTTAAATCACCGCTTGACAGTGATCGGTATAGAGTACCACAAAGAGTAACGCGAAATTCGATCGGACAAGACACGAGTATCACTCAAGCTCATCATTGCTATTTTCCTCTGCCTTGAATCGCACCGGATCTGGTTGTGGGTTTCGCCGGTTGCGGAATAATCGTGATCTCGTCGTTAATCTTCAGCGGTTTCAAGAGCGAGTCGTTCGATCTCGACGACGGAGATGCGGGTGCGTTCTTCTTATCCATTACTCTCTTCGCCACGACACTGTGCGCCGAGTACACGTGATTCTCGAATTGCTTGTACATTCCGAATGTGGCAGTGCAAACTGTACACTTA is part of the Linepithema humile isolate Giens D197 chromosome 3, Lhum_UNIL_v1.0, whole genome shotgun sequence genome and harbors:
- the eIF3i gene encoding eukaryotic translation initiation factor 3 subunit I, producing the protein MKPLMLHGHERATTKIKYNREGDLLFSASKDKQPNVWYALNGERLGTFNGHNGSVWCIDVTWDTTRLLSGSGDNTLRVWDCQTGKEIGQLHTNSSVRTCGFSYSANLAVFSTDKALGHQCEMFIMDVRNVDSTLSQEDAISRISVNGPRISAILWGAMDETIITGHEDGEIKLWDVRTGKKLSSVKGHKSQINDMQFNKEGTMFVTASKDHTAKLFDSESLVLLKTYKTERPVNSATISPIFDHVVLGGGQDAMDVTTTSARQGKFDSRFFHLVFEEEFARLKGHFGPINSLAFHPNGRSYSTGGEDGYIRINNFDQSYFDFHFEY